The following is a genomic window from Sphingomonas sinipercae.
AGGATCACGACAAGCCCGAGAAGCAATATGACGAAGCCGGCCTCAACGCGCCGCACATCGTCGAAACGGTACTCAAGGCGCTGCGCATCAACAGCGCCGGCGTCGAAGAGGTGCGGGCGTAGCCAAAATTCGGGCAGACCAGCTGCTCGTCATCCGCGGACTGGCGGAGAGCCGGTCGCGGGCGCAGGCGCTGATCATGGCCGGCACCGTCTTCTCGGGGGAGCGCAAGCTGGCGAAAGCGGGCGATACGCTGGCCGAGGACGCAGCGCTGGAAGTGCGTGGCAAGGATCATCCCTGGGTGTCGCGTGGCGGGGTCAAGCTTGATCACGGACTCACGCACTTCGGCTTCGATGTCGCCGGGGCGGTTGCGCTGGACATCGGCAGTTCGACGGGCGGCTTTACCGACGTGTTGCTCAGTCGCGGCGCAGCAAAGGTGTACGCCGTCGACGTCGGCACCAACCAGCTTGCGTGGAAGCTTCGGCAGGACGAGCGCGTGGTGGTGCACGAACAGACCAACGCTCGCACGCTCGACCGCGAGACGATCGGCGAAGCCATTGACATCGTCACCTGCGACGCAAGCTTCATTTCGCTCACCAAGGTTTTGGAATCACCGCTGAAACTTGCCCGCGCCGGCGCCAGGCTCGTCGCTCTGGTCAAGCCGCAGTTCGAAGCCGGCCGGGCCGAAGTCGGCAAGGGCGGAGTTGTCCGCGATCCGCTGGTTCACCAGCGGGTTTGCGCGGAAAGCAGCGCGTGGGTGCAATCGCAGGGGTGGCGCGTTGTCGGCGTGACCGAAAGCCCGATCACCGGGCCTGAAGGCAATATCGAATTCCTGCTGGGAGCTGAAAAGAATGGCTGAAACGATCGCTGACTCGGGTCCACGCAAACCATGGTGGAAGCTGGCGCTGATCACGGTGCCGGCGATCGTGCTGCTTGGGTCGGCGTCCGGGTTGCTGTCCAATTCGGGCTATGAAAACGGCTGGTTCATCCAGCTCGACAAGCCCTTTTTCATGCCTCCGGGCTGGGCCTTCGGGGTAGTCTGGCCGATCCTTTACGTGCTGCTCGGCCTGTCGCTGGCAATGATCCTGGCCGAGCCGCCATCGGTCGCCCGGCGCAAGGGGCTGATCCTCTTTTTCGTCCAGCTGGTACTTAACTTTGCCTGGTCGCCGATGTTCTTTGCCGCACATCTGATCAAGCCGGCACTGATGACGATCGTCGTCATGGCTGCGATCGCCGCGATGGCTGCAGGCCAATTTTGGCGGATTCGCCCACTGGCGGGCGCGCTGATGGTTCCCTATCTGGCGTGGCTATGCTTCGCGGCGTCCCTCAATGCCGCGATCGACCGCCTCAACCCCGGCGCCGGCGCTTCCCTGTTCGGCGGATAGGAGATTCAGCATGCAGTCAGAAAATCGGCTGTTCGACGATTTCGTGAAAATGGTGAACGGCTTTGCCGGCACGGTGGCGGGCATGGGCCGTGAAGCGGAATCGTCAACGCGCGAGAAGATGCGCGAATGGATCGGCGGGATGGATTTCGTCGGCCGCGACGAGTTCGAGGCGGTCAAGGCAATGGCGGCGGCCGCACGCGACGAAAATGAGGCCCTAAAAGGCCGCATTGCAGCGCTCGAGGCCCAGGCGGCTGGTGTCGCGGCAGGGGCAAAGCGGGCATCGAAGCCGAAGACGAATCCGGAGCCCAAGCCCTGAGCGACATCGAAACCGGCGAGGAGCGCGACGACGGCGCTCCGATCGAGATTCTCGAGCAGTATTTCGAAGCCCGCGGTTGGCCGTGTGAACGGTCGGCCGAAGGCGAAATCGTCGCGTCCGCGTCCGGCAGCTGGGCGCAATATGAATTTCGCGGCGTCTGGCGGCCGGAAGACCAGGTGCTTCAATTCCTGGCGTTTCCCGACATCAAGGTCGCGCCGGAAAAGCGCTCGGCGATTTACGAATCGCTCGGCCTGATCAACGAGCAGCTGTGGCTCGGCCATTTCGAAATGTGGTCGGGATCGGGACTGGTCGTGTTCCGCCATGCGACCATCCTGGACGCGCGAGAAAGCGATGGTCTGACGATCGAGCAGGCCGAAGCCATTTCCGAAGCCGCACTGGAAGAATGCGAACGCTTCTATCCGGTTTTCCAGTTCGTCTTGTGGGGCGGCAAGTCGCCGGGCGAAGCGATCGCCGCAGCGCTGATCGACACCCACGGCGAGGCGTAAGGTGCAGCTTCCCTCTCCGACCTGGCTGGTTGGCTGCGGCAACATGGCCGGCGCGATGGTCGAGGGCTGGCGGATTGCCGGTATCGATCTTTCGACCGCGATTGCGATCCGGCCCAGCGGACGGCCGGTTGAAGGCGTGCGTACCGTCACCGCAATCGGCCAGGCCGGACCCTCGCCCGCCCTCGTCCTGCTCGGTTTCAAGCCGCAGCAGCTCGATAGCGTCGCTCCGGAGCTTGCGCCCCACCTGACGGAACGGACTACCGTCGTTTCGATCCTGGCTGGCGTTGAAGCTGCAAGCCTGAAGCAGCGCTTCCCCGGCGCGAAGATCGTGCGCGCCATCCCGAACCTGCCGGTCGCCATTCGGCGCGGCTTTGTCGGCCTTTATAGCGACGATATCCAAGCCGACTCGCAAAGCGCCCTGGCACAATTGTTTTCGGCGCTTGGCATGGCGCTTTGGACGGATAGCGAGAAGACACTCGGCGGGATGGGCGCGGTCGGCGGCGCCGGCCCGGCCTACGTCGCCCGCTTCATCGATGCCATCGCCAAGGCAGGCGTGGCGCAGGGCCTTCCCGAACAAACCGCCTTTGCCATCGCCCTTGAAACCGTCTTCGGAACGGCCTGGCTCGCTTCCAGCACTCGCGAAACGATGGACCAGCTCGCCCGGCGCGTCGCCAGCCCCAAGGGGACGACGGAGGCCGGGCTTGCCGTTCTGGATGGCGGACAGGCGCTCGACCGGTTGGTGGAGGAGACGATCGAAGCCGCGGCGGCGCGCGGGCGCTCGCTTGCCCAGGATGCGCGCCTGCCCTAGTCCGCTCGCCGGGGAAACAGGGAACGACATGGCGGACACGCAGACCTTTCACGATCGGGACGGCTGGATCTGGTTCGACGGCAAATTGGTGCCGTGGCGGGAAGCGAAAGTTCACGTCCTCACTCACGCCCTCCATTACGCTTCGTCGGTGTTCGAGGGGCAGCGCGCGTACAACGGGCGGATCTTCAAGCTCGGCGAGCATTGCCAGCGGTTGCGCCGGAGCGCCGAACTGCTGGGCTTCGAAGTTCCCTGGAACGTCGAGCAACTGGGGGACGCCTGCAACGAGGTCCTCACCGCCAACGCGATGACCGACGCCTACATGCGCCCGGTGGCTTGGCTCGGATCGGAAAAAATGGGCGTCTCGCCGACCGGCGCGAAGGTGCATGTGGCGATCGCCGCGTGGGAATGGGGCAAGTATTTCGACGCGGACAAGGCGGCCAAAGGCATCCGCCTCACGCTCGCGCCGTGGCGCCGCCCGGCCCCCTATACCGCCCCCGTCCATTCGAAGGCATCCGGCCTCTACATGATCGCATCGCTGTCGCGGAAGCATGCGGAAGACACCGGCTTCGACGACGCCCTGATGTTCGACTGGCGCGGCCAGGTGGCCGAAGCGACCGGCGCCAATGCCTTTTTCATTCGCGAAGGCGTGCTCTACACGCCGACGCCCGACTGCTTCCTCGACGGGATCACCCGGCGCACTGTGATCGACCTGGCCCGGCGCCGCGGCGTCGAGGTCGTCGAGCGCGCGATCTGGCCGGAAGAGCTAGAAAGCTTCGAGCAGATGTTCCTCACCGGAAGCGCTGCCGAAGTGACCCCGGTCGGTTCCGCCGGGCCATGGACCTTCGAAGTCGGCGACCTCACCCGCCAACTTGCCAAGGACTATGACGACTTGGTCAACGGGCGCCTGGCCGACCGCTGAGCGTGGCCGACTCGACGCGCCCTGACACAAGGCTCGTGACGGGCGGTCGGCGCAAGGAATGGCGCGGCCGGCTGGTCAGCCCGCCGGTTGAGCGCACATCGACCATCCTGTTCGACAGCGTCGCGGACATGCGACAGCGAAAGCCGGGGCTGGGCAGCTACGCTTATGGGCTGCAGGGAACCGCTTCCCATTGGGCGCTGGCCGAAGCGCTAACCGAGCTTGAGCCTGGCGCTGCCGGGACCGCCCTCCTCCCCTCTGGCCTGGCAGCAATCACGGCCGCCATGTTGGCGGTTCTGTCCGCCGGCGACGAAGTGCTGGTGGTCGATAGCGTTTATGGCCCGACCCGAATCTTCTGCGACAAGATTCTGAGCGGGTTTGGCATCGCCGCTCGTTACTACGACCCGCTGGCGACGCCCGAGGCACTCGAGTCGCTGGTTGGCGAATCGACCCGCGCGATCCTGCTGGAAAGCCCGGGTTCGCTGACATTTGAGGTCCAAGATGTGCCGGGCATCTGTGCCATGGCCCGGCGCCGCGGACTGACCACAATCCTCGACAACACCTGGGCGACCCCGCTGCTATTCCCGGCGATCGCAGTCGGCGTCGACATCAGCATCCTTGCCGTGAGCAAGCACGTTGGCGGCCATTCAGACCTGCTGATGGGCGCCGTCACGGCGACGCCGGAGTGGTTTGAGCGCATTCAGCACACCGCCTGGGACCTGGGCCATGCCGTCAGCCCGGACGATGCCTGGCTCGCGTCGCGCGGGCTGCGGACATTGGGCGTGCGCCTGCGCCAGCATGAGCACAGCGGGCTGGCGGTCGCGAAGTGGCTCGATGCGCACGCCGCGGTCGGGACAATGCTTCACCCGGCCTTGCCCGATTGTCCCGGCCACGCGCTTTGGCAGCGCGACTTCCGCGGCTCCTCGGGCCTGTTCGCTTTCTCGCTACTCAACGCCGACCGGAAGGCTCGCGATGCAGTCGTGGACCGGCTGCAACTGTTCGGCATCGGCTACAGCTGGGGCGGCTTCGAAAGCCTGGCGATCCCCGTCGATCCGGTGAGGACGGTCGGGAAGCAGAACAGCCAACCGCTGATCCGTCTGCACATCGGGCTCGAAGATGCGGACGACCTCATCGCCGACCTGGAACAGGCCCTTAGCGTCTAGTCCATCGCCATTGCCGGGGCACTGCCGGCGGCACGCGGTTTGCGCATGAGCAGCAGCAGCGGAAGCACGGCGAACGTGACGATCATCATCAGCTTGAAATCGTCGAGATAGGCGATGAACACCGCTTGCCGCGTCACTTCCGCGTTAATCAGTGCAATCACCGCATTGCCCGGCACGCCAAGGCTTTGCAGCAGCGGCCCGGCCGTCGTTGGAAGATCGGAACTGATCGAGCTTGCCATGTCGGCATGGGCGACCTGCGCCATCCGCACCAGTTGCGTGCTGACCACGGAGATTCCGATCGAGCCGCCGACGTTGCGCGACAGGTTGAGCAGGCTGGCCGCGTTGGTCCGCTGGCGCGGCATCAAAGTTTCGAAGGCAAGGCTTTGCAGCGGCACGAAGATCATACCGAGGCCCAGCCCTTGGACGACCCCGCTCCAGATAACCGGCCCGGACGGCTGATCGAGCGCGAAGCCGGTCATCATCCACAGCGAGACACCCATCAGCACGATGCCAAGCCCGACCAGCAATCGCGCATCGACCTTGCCGGTCAGTCGCCCGGCAAGCAGCATCGAAATCAAGGTTCCGATCCCCCGCGGTGCGGTCAGGAACCCCGACTGCAACACGGAATAGCCGTACAAATTCTGCAAGAGCGGCGGCAGCAGCGCGAGCCCGGCGAGCAACAGGACCCCCGTGACGACCATGAACACCAGCCCGGTCGCGAAGTTGCGGTCGGTAAACATGCTGCGTTCGAACAGTGGGTCCTTCGCGGTGACGATGTGGACGACGAACATCCAGAATGCGGCCAGCGAAATGCCTGCTTCCGCAATGATTTCCCAACTGTCGAACCAGTCCTCGCCCTGCCCGCGATCGAGGCACAGCTGCAGCGCGCCGACGGCGACCGCCAATAGCACGAAGCCGAGCACGTCGAACTTGCGCCGGTGAACGTCGGTCTTGGGAAGAAAGCGAAGCAGGAGAAAACCGCAGATGATCCCGACCGGCAGGTTCACGAGGAACACCCACCGCCAATTGTAATTGTCGGTCAGCCACCCGCCGAGCACCGGTCCGAGGATCGGCCCGATCATGATTCCGCCGCCGAACAGGGCCATCGCCTGCCCGTGCTTTTCGCGCGGGTTGATGTCGAAAAGCGTTGCCTGCGCCAACGGCACGATGAAGGCGCCGCTGACGCCCTGCGCAGCGCGGAACAGCACCATTTCCGTCAGTGAGGTCGCCGCGGCGCATAGTACCGACGCGGTCGTGAATCCGACCACCGAGATCATCAGCAGGCGCTTGCGACCAACCCGGTCGGCAAGCCAGCCGCTGATCGGAAGGGCAATCGCAGAAGCGACGATGTAGCTCGTCAGCACCCAGTTGATCGTATCCTGCGTGGCGCTGAGGCTCGCCTGCATGTGCGGCAACGCGACGTTGGCGATCGTCGTGTCCAGCACCTGGAGGAGCACCGCCATCATCACCGCGACGGTGACGATGGCGCGCCGTTGGGGATCGAGCGGGTGGCTGGCGACGCCGGGCGCCGGATCGGCCATGAACTACTTCCGCTCGTCCAGGCGCACCGTGACCACAGCCGACAGCCCGGCGACCATCGGCCGGGCCGGCTTGCCGTCGATTGCGATCCGAACCGGCACGCGCTGCGTCACCTTGACCCAATTGCCGTTGGCGTTTTGCGCCGGGATTACTGCGAATTCGCTGCCGGTGCCGGCGCCGATGCTTTGGACATGCCCCTTGAGGTCGAGGTCGGGGTAGGCATCGACATCGATCGCGACCGGCTGGCCTGGCCGCATTTCCGCCAGGTCCTTCTCCTTGAAGTTGGCCTCGATCCAGGCGCCGGTGCCGTGGACGAGCGACAGCAGACCGACACCCGGAGCCACCGCTTGGCCGGGCTGCAACCGATCCGCGTTGGCGACGATCCCGTCCATCGGCGCTCGGACCTCCGTCCGCTGCAGGTCGAGCTTGGCCTTGTCGACCGCGGCTTGCGCCTGTGCGATCGACGGCTGCTCGCCGGGCGCGATGGCCGATTGCGCATTGGCGGCACGCGCGCGGGCATCGGCCAGCTGCGTTTCTGCTGCGCGCACTTCGTTGAGCGCGTCATCATAGTCCGCACGCGTCGTGAAGCCGCGATTGAGCAGCGCCTGCTGACGGGCCAAAGCGTTACGCTGGATCTGGAGATTCGCTTGCGCACCGACGATGTCCGCCCCGGTGCCTGCCGCCTGGGTGCGCAGTTGCTGGGTCTGCAGCTTTGCCGCGGCAAGCTGCGCTTCGGCCTGCTCAAGCGCCACGCGGAAGGAGGAGGATTCGATCCGGAATAATGGCTGGCCGCGCTTCACCACGTCGCCGTTCTTCACCAGCACCTGCGCCACCGGCCCCGCCACCTGGGCGCTGACCGCGACGATATCCTGCTTCACCTGCGCGTTATCGGTGGAAACCGTGCTCCCGCTCGACAGCCACCAGTACATCCCGCCGATCAAAAGGATCAGCGGCAACGCCAGCATCAGCGGCGCGCGCAGCCTTCCCTTTCGCGAGGCACGCACGACCACGACCGCGTCGCCGGCGCCGGCCTCATCCGGCTCGATGACGGTGGCGCCTTCATCCGACTTCATCTCGTTCATGCACTGACCCTGTTCTTATGCTGCCCCGCGGCGACCTTGGCGCGGACGTCCTTCAATTCGGCACGCAGATTCTCGACACCCGCTGGACCCATCGAACCCAGGATCTCGCTCGAAAATTCGCGCACCAGTTCGCGTAGGCGGGCGACCACCGGCTCCGCCTTGTCGGTCAACTCCAGCTTCCACGCCCGCCGGTCGGACGGGTCGCGGTGGCGTTCGACCAGCCCCGCTTCCTCCAATCGGTCGACGATCCTGCACAAGGTGATCGGCTCGACGTCCAGCTTGTCCGCCAGTTCGACCTGCCGAAGGCCGGGCTCCCGCTTGAGTCGCGCCAGCACACGCCACTGCGCCTTGGTCACGCCAAGGGACGCAGCGCGCTGGTCGAACGCGCGCCGGATCGCATGCGCGGTCTCATTGATTTCGAAAAGCAACTCTTCCACAACGCGCCCATATAATAAGGGTGCTTACTAAATCAACCGGGTTCAGGTCTCCACGCACGCGGGCGCAAAGTTGCTTGTCTTTAAGGAGCGCTTCGCTATTTAGCCGCCGTCGCCCCGCGCATGTCGCGAGGCCGCTCCCCGGTAGCTCAGCGGTAGAGCATCCGACTGTTAATCGGACGGCCGCCTGTTCGAATCAGGCCCGGGGAGCCATTTTTCTCGAAGCATCGCGCAGCGGCCAGCGGGCCGCGTGCGCGGAACATCACCCCTCGATCGCCGCCATCAGCGACGCGTTTCCGCCGGCTGCGGTCGTGTCGATGCAGGTGACCCGCTCCGTCGCGAAACGCGCCACATAATGCGGTCCCCCGGCCTTCGGCCCGGTCCCGGACAAGCCTTCGCCACCGAACGGCTGGCTTTCGACCACGGCGCCAATCTGGTTGCGGTTGACGTAGAAATTGCCGACCCGGGCACGCTGCTCGACGAACTGGCGCGTGGTATCGATGCGGCTCTGCAGGCCAAGCGTCAGTCCGTAACCGGTGGCATTGATCGCATCGACGACGTCGCCCAGCTTGTCGGCGGCGAAGCGGACGACGTGCAGAATCGGCCCGAAATTCTCGCGATTGAGGTCACTTAGCGCCTTGATCTCATACATGGCAGGAGCCACGAAATGCCCGTGGGCCGTCGCTTGCGGGAGCTCCAGCCGGTTGATCCGGCGCGCATTCTTGTCGAGCCAGTCAAGATGCTCGTCGAGCAATCGCTTGGCGTCCTGGTCGATCACCGGGCCGACATCAGTGGCAAGATCGCGCGGGTCTCCAACCTTCAATGCGTCCATTGCGCCGGAAATCATTTCAATCATTCCGTCGGCGACATCGTCCTGCACGAACAGCACTCGCAACGCCGAACACCGCTGCCCCGCGCTTTGGAATGCGGACGACACGACATCGCGCGTGACCTGCTCGGGCAAGGCCGAACTGTCGACGATCATCGCATTCTGGCCGCCGGTCTCCGCGACGAAGGGGATGATCGCACCGTCACGCTCGGCGAGCGTCCGGTTGATGGTTCGCGCGGTTTCGGTCGATCCAGTGAAAACTACGCCTGCGATCAGCGGATGAGCCGTCAGCGTCCCGCCTACGACCCGCCCCGAACCGGGCGCGAGCTGCACGATCGGCTTGGGAATTCCCGCCTTGTGCATCAGCTCAACTGCCAGGGCGGCGATCAGCGGCGTCTGTCCGGCCGGCTTGGCAATCACCGCATTGCCTGCCGCCAGTGGCGCGGCGGTCAGGCCGGTGAAGATCGCCAACGGGAAATTCCACGGCGAGATGCTCGCGAACACGCCGCGGCCGTGCAGGCGCAGCTCATTCTGCTCGCCGGTCGGCCCGGGCAGCGGCATTGGCCCAGAGAACTGTCGTCGCGCCTCGCCAGCGTAAAAGCGCAGGAAATCCACCGCCTCACGCACTTCCAGGACGGCGTCGACCAAGGTTTTGCCCGCTTCGCGGATGCATAGGGAGAACAGCTCCTCGCGATGCTCCTCGTACAGGTCGGCTGCGCGGTCGAGCAGCCGGGCGCGCGCCTCTCCGCCCAGCGCATCCCAGCCGGGCTGGGCGGCGTGGGCAGCGCCGACCATGCGATCGACGTCGGCCGCAGTGACTTCGGCAACCGTCCCGACTTGAATCCGACTGTCGAACGGCGACAGGACTGGCGTCCCCTCCCCACTTCCGGCCGACCATTGCCTCGTCTCAAGCGCAGCGAGGCGCTTCAGCAGGGCCTCACGGACGAGAGGGTCGGCAAGGTCGACGCCGGCGCTATTATGGCGCTGAGGGCCGAAAATCTCGCGCGGCAAGGCAATTGCCGGATTGCGCTTTGGCTCGAGGCCGTCGAGCTCGGCGACCGGATCCCGGACAAGGTCGTCCAGCGAGACCTGTTCGTCGGCGATGCGGTTGACGAAGCTGGAATTGGCGCCGTTCTCAAGCAGTCTGCGAACCAGGTAAGCAAGCAGCTCCTTGTGGCTTCCAACCGGGGCGTAAATCCTGACCGGCGTCCTCGGATCGCCGATCGCCGCCTCCAGCTTGGCCAGCTCCTCATATTGCGGCTCGCCCATGCCGTGGAGCCTCTGGAACTCGAGCGGCGCACCGCCGGCCATCGCCTTGATCGCGCCAATCGTGTTCGCATTGTGGGTTGCGAAGGCGGGGTAGATGCAATCGCCAGCTTCGATCAGCACTTTTGCGCATGCCAGGTAGGAAACGTCCGTCGCCGCCTTGCGCGTGAAGACCGGATAGTCGGGCAGGCCAGCGACCTGGGCAGCCTTGATTTCGGTATCCCAATACGCGCCTTTG
Proteins encoded in this region:
- a CDS encoding DHA2 family efflux MFS transporter permease subunit, with the translated sequence MADPAPGVASHPLDPQRRAIVTVAVMMAVLLQVLDTTIANVALPHMQASLSATQDTINWVLTSYIVASAIALPISGWLADRVGRKRLLMISVVGFTTASVLCAAATSLTEMVLFRAAQGVSGAFIVPLAQATLFDINPREKHGQAMALFGGGIMIGPILGPVLGGWLTDNYNWRWVFLVNLPVGIICGFLLLRFLPKTDVHRRKFDVLGFVLLAVAVGALQLCLDRGQGEDWFDSWEIIAEAGISLAAFWMFVVHIVTAKDPLFERSMFTDRNFATGLVFMVVTGVLLLAGLALLPPLLQNLYGYSVLQSGFLTAPRGIGTLISMLLAGRLTGKVDARLLVGLGIVLMGVSLWMMTGFALDQPSGPVIWSGVVQGLGLGMIFVPLQSLAFETLMPRQRTNAASLLNLSRNVGGSIGISVVSTQLVRMAQVAHADMASSISSDLPTTAGPLLQSLGVPGNAVIALINAEVTRQAVFIAYLDDFKLMMIVTFAVLPLLLLMRKPRAAGSAPAMAMD
- a CDS encoding pyrroline-5-carboxylate reductase family protein; translation: MQLPSPTWLVGCGNMAGAMVEGWRIAGIDLSTAIAIRPSGRPVEGVRTVTAIGQAGPSPALVLLGFKPQQLDSVAPELAPHLTERTTVVSILAGVEAASLKQRFPGAKIVRAIPNLPVAIRRGFVGLYSDDIQADSQSALAQLFSALGMALWTDSEKTLGGMGAVGGAGPAYVARFIDAIAKAGVAQGLPEQTAFAIALETVFGTAWLASSTRETMDQLARRVASPKGTTEAGLAVLDGGQALDRLVEETIEAAAARGRSLAQDARLP
- a CDS encoding TspO/MBR family protein, coding for MAETIADSGPRKPWWKLALITVPAIVLLGSASGLLSNSGYENGWFIQLDKPFFMPPGWAFGVVWPILYVLLGLSLAMILAEPPSVARRKGLILFFVQLVLNFAWSPMFFAAHLIKPALMTIVVMAAIAAMAAGQFWRIRPLAGALMVPYLAWLCFAASLNAAIDRLNPGAGASLFGG
- a CDS encoding branched-chain amino acid aminotransferase, which gives rise to MADTQTFHDRDGWIWFDGKLVPWREAKVHVLTHALHYASSVFEGQRAYNGRIFKLGEHCQRLRRSAELLGFEVPWNVEQLGDACNEVLTANAMTDAYMRPVAWLGSEKMGVSPTGAKVHVAIAAWEWGKYFDADKAAKGIRLTLAPWRRPAPYTAPVHSKASGLYMIASLSRKHAEDTGFDDALMFDWRGQVAEATGANAFFIREGVLYTPTPDCFLDGITRRTVIDLARRRGVEVVERAIWPEELESFEQMFLTGSAAEVTPVGSAGPWTFEVGDLTRQLAKDYDDLVNGRLADR
- the putA gene encoding bifunctional proline dehydrogenase/L-glutamate gamma-semialdehyde dehydrogenase PutA, coding for MSRPAGLTLARSGAGLKPVDRSAVRQDYRRDEAAVDAARLLQARLSDSQLQEAGSIARTLVKGIRGHKPSGLDAFMHAYDLGSDEGIALMCLAEALLRIPDAHTADELIADKLSKPDWAEKLGESGSAFVNAATFSLLLTGKVLEGANDRSDNWRAALGRAVGRLGEPVVRTAVNQAMRILGKQFVFGRTIDEALRRAAPERQQGLSHSFDMLGEAARTFADAERYAEAYRLAIGRIAQEAKGGFIRSPGISVKLSALHPRYEWSHAEEATAYILPVVRDLAARASAADVHLTIDAEEADRLELQMDVVEAIAADDALFANGWAGFGLAVQAYQKRAEPLCRWTADLARAHGRRLMVRLVKGAYWDTEIKAAQVAGLPDYPVFTRKAATDVSYLACAKVLIEAGDCIYPAFATHNANTIGAIKAMAGGAPLEFQRLHGMGEPQYEELAKLEAAIGDPRTPVRIYAPVGSHKELLAYLVRRLLENGANSSFVNRIADEQVSLDDLVRDPVAELDGLEPKRNPAIALPREIFGPQRHNSAGVDLADPLVREALLKRLAALETRQWSAGSGEGTPVLSPFDSRIQVGTVAEVTAADVDRMVGAAHAAQPGWDALGGEARARLLDRAADLYEEHREELFSLCIREAGKTLVDAVLEVREAVDFLRFYAGEARRQFSGPMPLPGPTGEQNELRLHGRGVFASISPWNFPLAIFTGLTAAPLAAGNAVIAKPAGQTPLIAALAVELMHKAGIPKPIVQLAPGSGRVVGGTLTAHPLIAGVVFTGSTETARTINRTLAERDGAIIPFVAETGGQNAMIVDSSALPEQVTRDVVSSAFQSAGQRCSALRVLFVQDDVADGMIEMISGAMDALKVGDPRDLATDVGPVIDQDAKRLLDEHLDWLDKNARRINRLELPQATAHGHFVAPAMYEIKALSDLNRENFGPILHVVRFAADKLGDVVDAINATGYGLTLGLQSRIDTTRQFVEQRARVGNFYVNRNQIGAVVESQPFGGEGLSGTGPKAGGPHYVARFATERVTCIDTTAAGGNASLMAAIEG
- a CDS encoding HlyD family secretion protein; amino-acid sequence: MNEMKSDEGATVIEPDEAGAGDAVVVVRASRKGRLRAPLMLALPLILLIGGMYWWLSSGSTVSTDNAQVKQDIVAVSAQVAGPVAQVLVKNGDVVKRGQPLFRIESSSFRVALEQAEAQLAAAKLQTQQLRTQAAGTGADIVGAQANLQIQRNALARQQALLNRGFTTRADYDDALNEVRAAETQLADARARAANAQSAIAPGEQPSIAQAQAAVDKAKLDLQRTEVRAPMDGIVANADRLQPGQAVAPGVGLLSLVHGTGAWIEANFKEKDLAEMRPGQPVAIDVDAYPDLDLKGHVQSIGAGTGSEFAVIPAQNANGNWVKVTQRVPVRIAIDGKPARPMVAGLSAVVTVRLDERK
- a CDS encoding YbjN domain-containing protein translates to METGEERDDGAPIEILEQYFEARGWPCERSAEGEIVASASGSWAQYEFRGVWRPEDQVLQFLAFPDIKVAPEKRSAIYESLGLINEQLWLGHFEMWSGSGLVVFRHATILDARESDGLTIEQAEAISEAALEECERFYPVFQFVLWGGKSPGEAIAAALIDTHGEA
- a CDS encoding TlyA family RNA methyltransferase; the protein is MRADQLLVIRGLAESRSRAQALIMAGTVFSGERKLAKAGDTLAEDAALEVRGKDHPWVSRGGVKLDHGLTHFGFDVAGAVALDIGSSTGGFTDVLLSRGAAKVYAVDVGTNQLAWKLRQDERVVVHEQTNARTLDRETIGEAIDIVTCDASFISLTKVLESPLKLARAGARLVALVKPQFEAGRAEVGKGGVVRDPLVHQRVCAESSAWVQSQGWRVVGVTESPITGPEGNIEFLLGAEKNG
- a CDS encoding MarR family winged helix-turn-helix transcriptional regulator encodes the protein MLFEINETAHAIRRAFDQRAASLGVTKAQWRVLARLKREPGLRQVELADKLDVEPITLCRIVDRLEEAGLVERHRDPSDRRAWKLELTDKAEPVVARLRELVREFSSEILGSMGPAGVENLRAELKDVRAKVAAGQHKNRVSA
- the metC gene encoding cystathionine beta-lyase, which gives rise to MTGGRRKEWRGRLVSPPVERTSTILFDSVADMRQRKPGLGSYAYGLQGTASHWALAEALTELEPGAAGTALLPSGLAAITAAMLAVLSAGDEVLVVDSVYGPTRIFCDKILSGFGIAARYYDPLATPEALESLVGESTRAILLESPGSLTFEVQDVPGICAMARRRGLTTILDNTWATPLLFPAIAVGVDISILAVSKHVGGHSDLLMGAVTATPEWFERIQHTAWDLGHAVSPDDAWLASRGLRTLGVRLRQHEHSGLAVAKWLDAHAAVGTMLHPALPDCPGHALWQRDFRGSSGLFAFSLLNADRKARDAVVDRLQLFGIGYSWGGFESLAIPVDPVRTVGKQNSQPLIRLHIGLEDADDLIADLEQALSV
- a CDS encoding accessory factor UbiK family protein, with translation MQSENRLFDDFVKMVNGFAGTVAGMGREAESSTREKMREWIGGMDFVGRDEFEAVKAMAAAARDENEALKGRIAALEAQAAGVAAGAKRASKPKTNPEPKP